Genomic DNA from Nicotiana tabacum cultivar K326 chromosome 21, ASM71507v2, whole genome shotgun sequence:
TATGAGTACATAATCgtttggttttaaaaaaaaaaaggatatttTGGTATAAGAAGTTACATCAATTTTCACTAATATTAATAATCAAACATAAAGTAAATATAATTTCACATTTTATATCAGAATTAGTATCCTAATCATAAACCATGAAAAACGATGAGACGTTTCTTGCCTTGTTCTAATTGGTAGGAGAAATCTAACCACCATACCGACTAATCACTCCCTATTTCTAGACTTTGATGCAAAGGTCAAAACCATTAACTAGTTGCCACTTGTCCACAACCTTCTATCCAGATTTTTCACATTTTCTTTTGTAAGATAAAATCCAAAAGCTTCTAAACTGGAAAGAAGAAAAACTCAagtaattttacttttttattataCACCATATACGTGTTTTTTTCagataattttttaaatatttcaccCTAAACACACAGCAAGAGGATGCATTGACATAGAATAAGGCCGGTACCAAATACTATTGACTTCCATTTTCTTCTCTTCTATAAATTAAGGGTCATCATCTCATTTCTCCTATAGGGACTACAAGTACTGCACTTTTGCTTATATTATATAGCTCTCTTTGTTTCATTCAAACAATTGCACCCTTTTAAGTAATCTTTATTGCAAGTAGAAAAAAAACCAATGGGAAGATCACCAAGTTCTGATAAAAATGGACTCAAGAAAGGTCCTTGGACCTCAGAGGAAGATCATAAGCTCATAGAATATATTCAAGTTCATGGTCCTGGAAACTGGCGTAGCCTCCCTAAAAATGCTGGTATGTGATAATATTTCTTTTTTAATCTGTTCCAAAAAAGTTATGACATCTTTATGActataagttttaaaaaattccGTTCTTTTTATATCTCCTTGTCTAATATTCAAAATTTTCTAATAAATTGAGACGAAAGTAGTacttaattgttgtttcatagacgattttatatttattttctatcatattgctaattaataagtgCTTTATTCtaatctttcatttggaaaattatTTGCAGGACTTCAAAGGTGTGGAAAGAGTTGTCGTCTTCGTTGGACGAATTATTTGAGACCAGATATTAAGAGAGGAAGATTCtcatttgaagaagaagaaactatTATCCAACTTCACAGTGTTCTAGGCAACAAGTAAGATACTCTCTTAgttctttatttcattttctgtGATGTTCTTTTATAGTTTGTTTCTAAGGAAATGACactttttatatttaatttttttatttattttaaacttttaattttacaCACGCTTTATAGTCATAAGAATCTCATAATTAACATGTATAAGACCATCAATTTTAATGGTACTTTTAGTATGTAGCAAAATAATTTGCTTTCTTCCTTAAACCTGTACTTTATTTAAAgcttattattgttattattttcagATGGTCAGCAATAGCTGCTCGTTTGCCAGGAAGAACGGACAATGAAGTAAAGAATTATTGGAACACACACATAAGAAAAAGGCTTCTAAGAATGGGACTTGATCCAGTAACTCACAGCCCTCGTCTTGATTTATTAGACTTATCATCCCTCCTTAACTCTACACAATTTAACCTTTCAAGTTTACTTGGACTACAAGCATTTGTAAACCCTCAAGTCTTGGCACTAATTTCTACAACCCTTTTTACATCCCATACAGAAAATCCAGAAATGTTATTACAAAGACAACTTCAAGAAAACCAATTTTTGAACGCACAAATACAAAACCAAGAAGGGTCTCAAGTGTTGTtgcaaaaatatcaagaaaatcaAATTTTAAATGGCCCAATGGAAAACCCTACCCCAACTTTCCAACCTTATAATCAGTTCCAAGATCGGACTTCAGAAATACCAACATGCACTACATCAAACTTGGGATCATATAATTTGGTGAATGGCCAAAATTTACAAGAAAATGTGATGCTACCTTTGCAAAACTATGGCCAAATTTTACAAGAAAACTCCAGCGGTCAAAACTTTAGCTTTGATTCAGTGTTGTCAACACCATTGTCAAGCAGTACAGAAGATGAGAGAGATAGCTACTGCAGTAATTTCATGAAATTTGAAATTCCAGAAAGTTTATTTTTTGATGATTTAGTGTGAAAATTGACACTCTTTAGTACTTGGTTATCACTTTTTCGTTGTTGTTTCTCTTCTAGGCTAATTATTTGGATGgaacaattgttacatttttttttaacttgGTCCATTCAAATCTACATTTTTTTTACGTGGATTTTGAATTTTATCTATACATAAAAGCTTTTTGTTGCTTACTGTCGTTCTTTCCCAAGCGTAGTTGGTGGATGCGTAGTGGTTGAGCTTTTTAAGGCATTCTTAAGGCTTTAAAACTTAAAACAGTATCAGACCGTCTATTGTCCTCTTAAAGTTTCGTGATCTAGCCTCTTTTTTTAATTCGGTGTTAGTTATCCTTACCCGCGTTGAGTCAgactaattttaatttaaaacttATTAAAGGGATAAAGCTTCCGAGTGGGCTTTTTCGCATTACAAAGCTTGAAATAAAAACTTTTGATTAAGGTTGGATAGCCTAGCACTAACCTTAGCCTTTGATCCTAGATCTTATAGTAGTGGAGGAAAATAATCTTTTATATCCCATGATTAATTTCATGTTATTCCTCCTTTTCTTCTATTCTTCTTGCTTCTCTCCGGTCTCTCTATTTCTCTATTTCTTCTTCACGGTTGGAGAGCTTCAATTGAAGCTTTAGTTGCTTCTTTGTGTTTGATTGGAGTTTCTGGCCATAACATCTTTAAACTATATTCTAAACTTAAATTTCATTCTTATATATCCAAGTCAACAGAAATATCTTAAACTATAGTACAAAATGAGCAGAATAAATCTTACATTCCTACTGCTACTTTAATGCTAAAAACTAATAACGGCTCTCTAACTTCTTCTCGGACCAGGTATAATAACTTCAATCGACGACCTTCTCTTCTTGCTTTTCTCCATGCTTTGAGTTTTAAATTCGTCATTTAATATTAGTCGTACGTTCAGTTTTAATTTCTCATTTCAATGTTAGTTTTCGTGGACAAGTAATCTTTATCCTTCTTTGCTTTCGtggtgtatacggtcgaaatcgggctcGACTATTGCATGACAGATCGGGCTCGGAACGCGAGGGGTTGAAGATCGACTTCGAGTCTCATCGAACCAGAACACGAGGTCAGAATGTTCGTCCTCGAAACATTGAGCCCATGATCCCGGAATCGACCCTGACCCCGAATAAGCTCGAGAAAACATTGTCGGTATaaccaacagaagaccgaaataacggaaggccgaaatatccgtaaccggtcgGATATTTCGGCGGGAATCTTGGCATGTATCAATAAAGAACCGGCAAATCAGCAAACCAtgagatttttatcttttatagaattatacctaaagtaggactcccctactatataaagggggtctgattactTGTAAAACATAGTGTAACTCGCatcccaaagcaatatattattattttcagttCTTACTATTCTCTTGTCATTCTGTTCTGATATCGATAAAAATACTTTTGGCTCGAGGGCGGATAACCTTCTAAGGCGAAGACcgttcaacttgtgtggtttgcatttactttcctattgtttatttcaatttcaatttgatttttcattttgtacCAAGCTAGATCACTTATCCTTAAAAtcacgtacaaatttaattgttatccgattttgagggtaaacagtttggtgcccaccgtggggctaaggataatagtggttatgtggtacaaatctccataacacacactactttacgctTGCTCTTTGAAGTATCTCTGATGTCAGGTTAAAAAataaaatgtcgaactctcaatcaATACCCCTAAATGTTTACAACGAGTCCGGTTACCACGTTGAAAATAACAGCGTAGCACCCGGTAAAGAGGTACCGCCCGCTGATCCCATCGAAATTCTGGTCGCAGACCCAATtgacgttaattcacatgtggctatcgatgCAAACTTGCCAACTGACCCCGAGAATAGCGTCCCTTGGTGGAGCCCGATCGACAactcaaaatacacaaaacatTGGATAGGACGGGATCAGTTTAATGGTGATTGTCGAAATTTTGCAGGCCCAACAAGCGGCGATAACTCAATTATAGAACCAAAGCCGTGCACCGAGCAGAGTTGAACCCGATCTACCCCTGAAAGTCACCCGTAGGGATAAACCGGTCGCAGAAAGTTCAAATAAACATGAATCGGGGGCTAACCtcgagatcataaagatgctcgaagagTTGGCAAAACAGATAGAAccaggggagaagaaaatcgatgctaatgacaaaaaggtggaaacctacaatttcAGGGTAGACCAGATCCCAGGAGCACCACCAATATtaaaaggcctggattccaagaagttcgtgcaaaaaccttctCCTCCGAGTGCGGCTCCGAAGTCGATCCCTAAGAAACTCCGTATGCTCGAGATACTTAAGTATAACAaaacgaccgacccaaatgagcatgtaacctcttatacatgtgccatcaaaagGAACGGcttggaggacgatgagatcaaGTCTATTCTGCTGAAAACATTTggagagaccctgtcaaagggagctatgatgtggtatcacaacttacctcctaattctattaactcatttgctatgcttgcagattctttcgtgaaagcacacgctggtgccatcaaggtctggaccaggaagtcggaccttttcaaagtaaaatagaaagataacga
This window encodes:
- the LOC107826804 gene encoding transcription factor MYB41-like; amino-acid sequence: MGRSPSSDKNGLKKGPWTSEEDHKLIEYIQVHGPGNWRSLPKNAGLQRCGKSCRLRWTNYLRPDIKRGRFSFEEEETIIQLHSVLGNKWSAIAARLPGRTDNEVKNYWNTHIRKRLLRMGLDPVTHSPRLDLLDLSSLLNSTQFNLSSLLGLQAFVNPQVLALISTTLFTSHTENPEMLLQRQLQENQFLNAQIQNQEGSQVLLQKYQENQILNGPMENPTPTFQPYNQFQDRTSEIPTCTTSNLGSYNLVNGQNLQENVMLPLQNYGQILQENSSGQNFSFDSVLSTPLSSSTEDERDSYCSNFMKFEIPESLFFDDLV